A window from Alkalicoccobacillus plakortidis encodes these proteins:
- a CDS encoding YtpI family protein, with protein MDKLLIILIVFTAVFFLYNRIQAWRKPDSLIKKIYETRSRLFLGLFLLVFSLNLLVQPRGVIDMVIGSVLMIFALANTIYGFKAYKHYIAQAEPSKS; from the coding sequence ATGGATAAATTGCTCATTATCCTAATTGTTTTTACTGCAGTCTTTTTTCTCTATAATCGAATCCAAGCATGGAGAAAACCAGATTCTTTAATTAAAAAAATCTATGAAACACGCTCTAGACTATTTCTTGGTTTGTTTCTACTTGTCTTTAGCTTAAACCTACTTGTACAACCTCGAGGGGTTATTGATATGGTTATAGGTAGCGTATTAATGATCTTTGCTTTGGCTAATACAATCTATGGATTTAAGGCGTATAAGCATTATATCGCACAAGCTGAACCTTCTAAATCATAA